Proteins from one Dehalococcoidales bacterium genomic window:
- a CDS encoding SDR family oxidoreductase, producing MKKVVVTGGAGFIGSHLAEELAGRGYRVVVIDNLSTGKLANIDGLIKEKRIEFIQGSITDQPLLQEAFKDAAYVFHEAAIPSVPRSIDNPQASHEVNITGTLNVLLAASQNKVKKVVNASSSSVYGETPTLPKREDMTPQPLSPYAATKLAAEYYCSVFGKSFGLKTVSLRYFNVYGTRQAENSQYAAVIPTFRKNIAAGKAPVIYGDGEQTRDFTYIKDVVRANILAAESDAEGVYNISAGQGISINALARRLLETAGSDLEPIYKPPRAGDIKHSVADISKAAGFGYKPEYTFENGLKELTRSGYEKQPG from the coding sequence ATGAAAAAGGTAGTTGTCACCGGCGGGGCCGGGTTCATCGGCTCCCACCTGGCCGAAGAGCTGGCCGGAAGAGGCTACCGGGTGGTGGTCATAGACAACCTGTCCACGGGGAAGCTGGCCAATATAGACGGGCTGATAAAAGAGAAAAGAATAGAGTTCATACAGGGGAGCATTACCGACCAGCCCCTGCTCCAGGAAGCCTTTAAAGACGCCGCATACGTTTTTCACGAGGCCGCCATTCCCAGCGTGCCGCGGAGCATCGATAACCCCCAGGCCTCCCACGAAGTCAATATCACCGGCACGCTGAACGTGCTGCTGGCGGCCAGCCAAAACAAGGTCAAAAAAGTAGTCAACGCATCCTCCTCTTCCGTTTACGGAGAGACGCCCACCCTGCCCAAACGAGAGGACATGACGCCCCAACCCCTTTCCCCCTACGCCGCGACCAAGCTGGCGGCGGAGTATTACTGCAGCGTCTTCGGGAAGTCGTTCGGGCTAAAGACGGTCAGCCTGCGGTACTTCAACGTGTACGGGACAAGGCAGGCGGAGAACTCGCAGTACGCGGCGGTAATACCGACTTTCAGGAAAAACATCGCCGCAGGGAAGGCGCCGGTGATTTACGGCGACGGCGAGCAGACGCGGGACTTTACCTACATCAAGGACGTAGTGAGAGCGAACATCCTGGCCGCCGAGAGCGACGCCGAAGGCGTGTACAACATCAGCGCGGGGCAGGGCATCAGCATCAACGCGCTGGCCCGGCGGTTGCTGGAAACGGCCGGGAGCGACCTGGAGCCAATATACAAGCCGCCGCGGGCGGGGGACATCAAACACAGCGTGGCGGACATCAGCAAAGCCGCCGGCTTCGGGTACAAACCGGAATACACCTTCGAGAACGGCCTGAAAGAACTGACGAGGAGCGGGTATGAAAAGCAGCCTGGATAA
- a CDS encoding GNAT family N-acetyltransferase, producing MTEELTYRKAEKADLPRISRFRKEFWGEHETGRSSGPEYYEWKTLQNPFMPGEMYLAEDGTTVVGMKSMVPKRMRILGKEAAGAETGDTFTHPGYQRRGIFTGLFAAAKREQGIDTRLDYIFGLPNEVSLLGYERKLDYSQIPVNVRGLALLLNPAPVLKTKLPALLAAVLAPAVKLYYQTVFRMSTGGVKNAVVVRLEPAFPEDIETVWRHVMSSYDAAVIRDRDFLTWRYVNSPDKYRIYLARNRNGEITGYMVTKFHGGNLPTGYLCDFLTREDDPRIFRSLLAEAVTDFKKDKVALVTAYGVAGGFYDRLLRRAGFIRRARQVIISYNNELGRRVLSGNCRWHFTMGDSDHV from the coding sequence ATGACAGAAGAGCTAACTTACCGCAAAGCGGAAAAGGCGGACCTGCCGCGTATCTCCCGGTTCCGCAAGGAATTCTGGGGGGAGCACGAGACAGGGCGCTCCTCCGGGCCGGAGTACTACGAGTGGAAGACCTTACAAAACCCCTTTATGCCGGGTGAGATGTACCTGGCGGAGGACGGGACCACGGTGGTGGGCATGAAGAGCATGGTACCGAAACGGATGCGGATACTGGGCAAGGAAGCGGCGGGGGCGGAGACCGGGGATACCTTTACGCACCCGGGGTACCAGCGGCGGGGCATTTTTACGGGGCTGTTCGCCGCCGCCAAAAGAGAGCAAGGAATAGACACCAGGCTGGACTACATCTTCGGGCTGCCCAATGAAGTTTCTCTGCTGGGGTACGAGCGCAAACTGGACTACTCACAAATCCCGGTGAACGTGCGGGGACTGGCGCTGCTGCTCAATCCCGCGCCGGTCTTGAAAACAAAGCTCCCGGCGCTACTCGCCGCGGTGCTGGCGCCGGCGGTGAAACTCTACTATCAAACTGTGTTCAGAATGAGCACCGGCGGGGTAAAAAACGCCGTCGTAGTAAGGCTGGAACCGGCTTTCCCCGAGGACATCGAGACGGTCTGGCGACACGTTATGTCCAGTTACGACGCGGCCGTGATACGCGATAGAGACTTCCTAACCTGGAGGTACGTCAACAGCCCGGACAAATACCGGATATACCTGGCGCGCAACCGGAACGGGGAAATCACGGGATACATGGTGACGAAATTCCACGGCGGCAACCTGCCGACCGGATACCTGTGCGATTTCCTCACCCGGGAGGACGACCCTCGCATTTTCCGGTCGCTGCTGGCCGAGGCAGTAACCGATTTTAAAAAGGACAAAGTCGCCCTGGTCACGGCTTACGGGGTGGCGGGGGGATTTTACGACCGGCTGCTGCGGCGGGCCGGATTCATAAGACGGGCGCGACAGGTGATTATCAGCTATAACAACGAGCTGGGGCGCCGCGTCCTTAGCGGAAATTGCCGCTGGCATTTCACCATGGGCGACTCCGACCACGTTTGA
- a CDS encoding nucleotide sugar dehydrogenase translates to MKSSLDKAAVCVIGLGYVGLPLAEAFAGSLKVTGYDTDVKKIKSLQENNRNSNLVYTSKAEAISSADFIIICVPTPVTKSKDPDLSYVESAATTAGQHMKKGSTVILESTVYPGVTEEIVKPILEKESGLKCGTDFKIGYSPERVNPGDKLHGVNAITKVVAGMDKETTERAAALYGRIAKDVFKATDIKTAEAAKVIENTQRDLNIALMNELTLIFKKMGLSTSDVLDAAVTKWNFVRFSPGLVGGHCIPVDPYYLVYKAKELGYHAQVIPAGRAINDYMPKYIAEMTIKALNNMDKVLKGSRVLIMGLTYKENVPDIRETPVREIIDELKEFGVDITGYDPLLENVAKDFGIKAVKSLKGLAGYDGVIVAVAHDAFKTIAIASLKGIMSARPVLIDVRGLFTPAAARKAGFNYWSLQR, encoded by the coding sequence ATGAAAAGCAGCCTGGATAAAGCAGCAGTCTGTGTAATCGGCCTGGGATACGTGGGACTGCCGCTGGCGGAGGCGTTCGCCGGGAGCTTAAAAGTAACGGGCTACGACACGGACGTGAAGAAAATAAAGTCGCTGCAAGAAAACAACCGTAACAGTAACCTGGTCTACACCAGCAAAGCGGAAGCGATAAGCAGCGCCGACTTCATAATCATCTGCGTGCCCACGCCGGTCACCAAATCCAAAGACCCGGACCTGTCTTATGTGGAGTCGGCGGCCACCACAGCCGGCCAGCACATGAAAAAGGGCAGCACGGTGATACTGGAGTCCACCGTTTATCCCGGCGTCACCGAGGAAATCGTCAAGCCGATACTGGAAAAGGAGTCCGGCCTCAAGTGCGGAACGGACTTTAAAATAGGGTACTCCCCGGAGAGGGTCAACCCCGGCGACAAGCTGCATGGGGTGAACGCCATCACCAAGGTGGTGGCCGGCATGGACAAAGAGACCACGGAAAGGGCGGCGGCGCTTTACGGCAGGATAGCCAAAGACGTTTTCAAGGCCACGGACATCAAGACAGCGGAAGCCGCCAAGGTCATCGAGAACACACAACGGGACCTGAACATCGCGCTGATGAACGAGCTAACGCTGATTTTCAAAAAGATGGGACTGAGCACCAGCGACGTGCTGGACGCCGCGGTGACCAAGTGGAACTTCGTGCGGTTTTCCCCGGGGCTGGTGGGGGGGCACTGCATACCGGTCGACCCATACTACCTGGTGTACAAAGCCAAGGAGCTGGGCTACCACGCCCAGGTTATCCCGGCGGGGCGGGCGATTAACGACTACATGCCCAAGTACATCGCGGAAATGACCATTAAAGCGCTGAACAACATGGACAAGGTGCTGAAAGGCTCCAGAGTGCTGATAATGGGACTGACCTATAAAGAGAACGTGCCGGACATACGGGAGACGCCGGTAAGGGAAATAATCGACGAGCTGAAAGAGTTCGGCGTGGATATCACCGGCTACGACCCCCTGCTGGAAAATGTCGCCAAAGATTTCGGCATCAAAGCCGTAAAATCGCTGAAAGGCCTGGCCGGCTATGACGGCGTGATTGTGGCGGTGGCGCACGACGCTTTCAAGACGATAGCCATTGCCAGCCTGAAAGGCATCATGAGCGCCCGGCCGGTATTGATTGACGTGCGCGGGCTGTTTACGCCCGCCGCGGCGCGCAAGGCGGGGTTCAACTACTGGAGCCTGCAGAGGTAA
- a CDS encoding EthD domain-containing protein: MIKSIVVAHRKPGMTRAEYNDYWLHKHGPLAAKLIPNVRRYVQNHLVEVPGMEYDGDGVVEMWYDDIEAWKKSLAMVHDSKELMEDAANFCAMGVKSSMWLVEEHVIK; this comes from the coding sequence GTGATTAAGTCTATCGTAGTGGCGCACCGCAAACCGGGCATGACCCGCGCGGAGTACAACGACTACTGGCTGCACAAACACGGGCCGCTGGCGGCCAAGCTCATCCCCAACGTGCGGAGGTACGTGCAGAACCACCTGGTGGAAGTACCGGGCATGGAATACGACGGCGACGGCGTGGTGGAGATGTGGTACGACGACATTGAGGCCTGGAAGAAGAGCCTGGCAATGGTGCACGACTCCAAGGAGCTGATGGAGGACGCGGCCAACTTCTGCGCCATGGGCGTCAAGAGCAGCATGTGGCTGGTGGAAGAGCACGTTATAAAGTAA
- a CDS encoding polysaccharide deacetylase family protein, whose protein sequence is MWTRNKVRILSYHRVCDLPPTGDIMESLNINPVVFDRQMAWLSQKGYNVITPEQFIEYRDKNTAPPPKSIIITFDDGYRDNLLIALPILEKYGFRGTFLPVTDYIDSDRIFHWLKLGEKSITHSQANRQYWLPLTGGDIREMSARGACFGSHTKNHRYLTRLSPDEVAEELTASKKRLEDILGKPVVCFSYPHSDYNDTVKNLVKKAGYRAALTNEGANNTVKSDFLALKRVPMTGLDSTAAFRRRVEGGYDWVWWPGAAVKFLRRRQR, encoded by the coding sequence GTGTGGACCAGGAACAAGGTGCGCATATTAAGCTATCACCGCGTTTGCGATTTGCCCCCTACCGGCGATATCATGGAGTCGCTCAACATCAATCCGGTCGTGTTCGACCGGCAGATGGCGTGGCTGAGTCAAAAGGGCTATAACGTCATCACGCCGGAGCAGTTTATCGAATACAGAGATAAAAACACGGCGCCACCCCCTAAAAGCATCATCATCACCTTCGACGACGGCTACCGGGACAACCTGCTCATCGCGCTCCCCATCCTGGAAAAGTACGGTTTCCGGGGCACCTTTCTGCCGGTCACCGATTACATCGACAGCGACAGGATATTCCACTGGCTCAAGCTCGGAGAAAAATCCATCACCCACAGCCAAGCCAACCGGCAGTACTGGCTGCCGCTGACCGGCGGCGACATCCGGGAAATGAGCGCCCGCGGCGCGTGCTTCGGCTCCCACACCAAAAACCACCGCTACCTGACGCGACTGAGCCCGGACGAAGTCGCGGAGGAACTGACCGCCTCTAAAAAACGACTCGAAGATATACTGGGAAAACCGGTGGTGTGCTTTAGCTATCCCCACAGCGACTACAACGATACGGTAAAAAACCTGGTGAAAAAGGCCGGCTACCGCGCCGCGCTGACCAACGAGGGCGCCAACAACACCGTGAAAAGCGACTTCCTGGCGCTGAAGCGGGTGCCCATGACAGGCCTCGACTCAACGGCGGCGTTCCGGCGGCGGGTGGAAGGCGGCTACGACTGGGTATGGTGGCCGGGGGCGGCGGTAAAGTTTTTACGGAGGAGGCAGCGATGA
- a CDS encoding MFS transporter, translated as MSSSGPARNGPSAFTLKLLSSLQNPGYRLYFFGTLAHYAAMSMQIVSSPLLIFYLTGKTEWLGMISLVSAAPMLGVSVFGGAFADRLQKKKILIGGLIGSAAVSTTVALVLVTGVLNKDNPSSWFILLGTSTVQGAIMGMMMPALMAIIPEIINRDKLMNAIALNTTGMNAVNLIAPPIAGFIIADANYQAAYFTMAGLYLCAASIMIFIPARTRIITGTGNILREMQKGFQYIGKNPLILQILAFTLIIVVLSMPYQQFIPVYVEEILHTGAAGSGILNGVCGGGALAGSLLLAALPGKKRGLMLLGSGVLAGAALAVFSFSAVWGLSLVVIFLVGLCQAFRNTIGSVLLQTYTEDAYMGRVMSIVNMQWGVMSLGTFLVGIMAAVLPVQWVLGSMAMLLVALSLYFAIFVPAVRRVE; from the coding sequence GTGAGTTCAAGTGGACCCGCCAGGAACGGACCGTCCGCCTTCACTTTAAAGCTATTGAGCTCACTGCAAAACCCGGGTTACCGGCTGTACTTCTTCGGGACGCTGGCCCATTACGCCGCCATGAGCATGCAGATTGTCAGCAGTCCCCTTTTGATTTTCTATCTCACCGGCAAAACGGAATGGCTGGGCATGATATCGCTGGTAAGCGCCGCGCCGATGCTGGGCGTTTCCGTATTCGGGGGGGCTTTCGCGGACAGACTACAGAAGAAAAAAATACTCATCGGGGGGCTTATCGGGTCGGCGGCGGTTTCGACGACGGTCGCCCTGGTCCTGGTTACCGGCGTCCTCAATAAAGACAACCCCAGCTCCTGGTTTATCCTGCTGGGCACCTCCACGGTGCAGGGGGCCATCATGGGGATGATGATGCCCGCGTTGATGGCCATCATCCCGGAAATCATCAACCGCGACAAACTGATGAACGCCATCGCCCTGAATACCACGGGCATGAACGCCGTGAACCTGATAGCGCCGCCGATTGCCGGGTTCATCATCGCCGACGCCAACTACCAAGCCGCTTATTTCACCATGGCCGGGCTTTACCTCTGCGCCGCCAGTATCATGATATTTATCCCCGCCCGGACGAGGATAATCACCGGCACCGGCAACATCCTGCGGGAAATGCAGAAGGGTTTCCAGTACATCGGCAAGAACCCGCTGATTCTACAGATACTGGCCTTTACGCTGATAATCGTGGTGCTATCCATGCCCTACCAGCAGTTCATACCCGTTTACGTGGAGGAGATACTGCATACCGGGGCGGCGGGGAGCGGGATACTTAACGGCGTGTGCGGCGGCGGCGCCCTGGCGGGGTCGCTTTTACTGGCGGCACTACCGGGGAAAAAGCGCGGGCTGATGCTGCTGGGGAGCGGCGTCCTGGCGGGGGCGGCGCTGGCGGTGTTTTCTTTCTCTGCCGTCTGGGGGCTGTCACTGGTGGTCATCTTCTTGGTGGGGCTGTGCCAGGCGTTCCGCAACACCATCGGCAGCGTATTGCTCCAGACCTACACGGAGGACGCTTACATGGGGCGGGTAATGAGCATCGTCAACATGCAATGGGGGGTAATGAGCCTGGGCACCTTCCTGGTGGGGATAATGGCGGCGGTGCTGCCGGTGCAATGGGTGCTGGGCAGCATGGCGATGCTGCTGGTGGCGCTATCGCTGTACTTTGCCATTTTCGTACCGGCGGTCAGAAGAGTAGAATAG
- a CDS encoding oligosaccharide flippase family protein, translating into MSEGNLATSYRKSAIDTIFVGAATLVQFLFGLFIMPLISKTMGAQGYGIWSQATATVSLILSVTNLGLGTALVRFLASEKSREEIREGFYSVIITLFAVNLIAALLVFVFAGPLADNFFNGAVLVVRLTGAMVILVTLVENCLLLIRTFQQVKMLSAFMAAETALFTALVAFFVFRGYGITWVVLAYISVKTLEFIVLFFLIRSKIGLKWPRFSRLREFLSFGLPLAPRGLAYWLININDRYIISYVLGATSLGIYAAGYNLGNIPYSVTTILSFVLMATLPQLYDQGRIDEVKTHLRFNLKYFLAIAIPFLFGAAVLGESVLRLFSTQEIAAGGHFVTPLVALAVTLLGVHNIMWNILLLVKKTRVLVIIWGIAAALNVGLNLLLVPSVGIIGAPVSALVAYALALGAVSYYARKELTFPIDWSFILKSIAASLVMSAAVWPLRSTSLLGTFFTVLAGVAVYGVVLVLLRGFSRSEFKFFWGLLKRTT; encoded by the coding sequence TTGTCGGAGGGGAATCTGGCCACCTCTTACCGTAAATCAGCCATAGATACCATTTTCGTGGGCGCGGCTACGCTGGTGCAATTCCTGTTCGGACTGTTTATCATGCCCCTGATAAGCAAGACGATGGGCGCCCAGGGCTATGGCATATGGTCGCAGGCCACCGCCACCGTCAGCCTCATTCTGTCCGTCACCAACCTCGGGCTGGGTACCGCTTTGGTGAGGTTTTTAGCGTCGGAGAAAAGCCGGGAAGAAATCCGGGAGGGGTTTTACTCGGTCATCATTACGCTTTTCGCCGTTAATCTGATTGCGGCGCTGCTGGTCTTCGTCTTCGCCGGTCCCCTCGCGGATAACTTTTTCAACGGCGCTGTTCTGGTGGTCCGGCTCACCGGCGCTATGGTAATCCTGGTTACCCTGGTGGAAAATTGCCTGCTCCTCATCCGCACCTTCCAGCAGGTGAAAATGCTCTCCGCTTTCATGGCCGCGGAGACCGCTCTCTTTACCGCGCTGGTCGCCTTTTTCGTTTTCCGGGGCTACGGGATTACCTGGGTTGTCCTGGCTTACATATCCGTCAAGACGCTGGAATTTATCGTGCTGTTTTTCCTGATAAGGTCGAAAATCGGCCTCAAGTGGCCGCGCTTTTCCCGCCTCCGGGAGTTTTTAAGCTTCGGCCTGCCCCTGGCCCCCCGGGGTCTGGCTTACTGGCTGATTAATATTAACGACCGCTATATCATCAGCTATGTTTTAGGGGCTACCTCGCTGGGCATCTACGCGGCGGGCTACAATCTGGGCAATATCCCCTATTCCGTAACCACCATACTCTCCTTCGTGCTGATGGCCACGCTGCCCCAGCTTTATGACCAGGGCAGAATCGACGAGGTTAAGACCCACCTGCGCTTTAACCTGAAGTATTTTCTGGCTATCGCCATTCCCTTCCTTTTTGGTGCCGCCGTCCTCGGCGAATCGGTGCTGCGGCTGTTCAGCACTCAGGAGATTGCCGCCGGGGGCCATTTCGTTACCCCGCTGGTGGCGCTGGCGGTGACGCTTTTGGGCGTTCACAACATCATGTGGAATATCCTGCTGCTGGTGAAAAAGACAAGGGTGCTGGTTATCATCTGGGGTATCGCCGCCGCTCTGAATGTCGGGCTTAACCTGTTGCTGGTGCCGTCCGTCGGCATCATCGGCGCCCCCGTTTCGGCGCTGGTCGCCTACGCTCTGGCGCTGGGCGCGGTAAGCTATTACGCCCGCAAAGAGCTGACCTTCCCCATCGACTGGTCATTCATACTGAAAAGCATTGCCGCGTCGCTGGTCATGTCGGCGGCGGTCTGGCCCCTGCGCTCCACGAGCCTCCTGGGCACGTTTTTCACCGTGCTGGCCGGCGTGGCGGTTTACGGGGTGGTTTTGGTCCTGCTGCGGGGGTTCAGCCGGTCGGAGTTCAAGTTCTTCTGGGGACTGTTAAAGCGGACTACTTAG